From a single Botrytis cinerea B05.10 chromosome 4, complete sequence genomic region:
- the Bcgle2 gene encoding Bcgle2: MAGLFGSAATTTSTSAANTLGDLSKDIPLNNPPEDSISDLAFSPVSEHLAVASWDKKVRIYEILPSGQSEGRALFDFEGPVFSCHWSKDGKKVVGAGADKTARVMDLESNQTVSQVAAHDQPIKSARFFTAPQTNGEMLVTGSWDNTIKYWDLRTPNPVISVNMNHKVYTLDVQKNVLVVGTADRFINIIDLNMPDKIKKTIQSPLKWQTRVISLFPDASGFAVGSIEGRCAIQYVEDKDASMNFSFKCHRDPPSNNMTNVYSVNAISFHPIHGTFSTAGSDGTFHFWDGIAKHRLKGYPTVGGTISATAFNHTGNIFAYAVSYDWSKGYASNTPQYPNKIMLHPVNADECKPRPSVKKR; encoded by the exons ATGGCCGGACTATTTGGTTCTGCGGCTACCACAACCTCGACGAGCGCGGCCAATACTCTCGGTGACCTTTCGAAAGATATCCCTCTCAATAATCCTCCCGAGGATAGTATTTCCGATCTTGCCTTTTCGCCGGTTTCCGAACATCTAGCCGTCGCATCATGGGATAAGAAAGTGAGGATCTATGAGATCTTGCCGAGCGGGCAGAGTGAAGGCAGGGCATTATTTGACTTCGAGGGGCCGGTCTTTAGTTGTCACTGGTCAAAG gatggaaagaaagtagTCGGAGCCGGAGCAGACAAAACTGCGCGTGTTATGGATCTTGAAAGCAATCAAACGGTATCGCAAGTCGCCGCGCATGATCAACCTATAAAATCCGCGAGATTCTTCACTGCCCCTCAAACAAACGGCGAGATGCTTGTGACCGGATCTTGGGATAACACCATTAAGTATTGGGATTTGAGAACTCCCAACCCGGTCATTTCGGTGAACATGAACCACAAAGTCTATACCTTAGATGTCCAGAAGAATGTTTTGGTTGTTGGAACCGCAGACcgatttatcaatattatcgACTTGAACATGCCAGATAAGATTAAGAAGACCATTCAAAGTCCGTTGAAATGGCAAACTAGAGTCATTAGCTTATTTCCCGATGCTTCTGGTTTCGCTGTTGGCAGTATTGAAGGAAGATGTGCCATTCAATATGTTGAAGACAAGGACGCCAG CATGAACTTCTCTTTCAAATGTCACCGCGACCCACCCTCAAACAACATGACCAATGTCTACTCCGTTAACGCGATATCTTTCCACCCCATCCACGGCACCTTCAGCACTGCTGGCTCCGACGGCACGTTCCATTTCTGGGACGGAATTGCCAAGCATAGATTGAAGGGTTACCCAACCGTTGGGGGAACCATCTCCGCTACAGCCTTCAACCACACCGGAAACATTTTTGCCTATGCCGTTAGTTACGATTGGAGTAAGGGTTATGCAAGCAACACACCACAATATCCAAATAAGATTATGTTACATCCAGTAAATGCGGATGAGTGCAAGCCTAGACCAAGTGTCAAGAAGAGGTAG
- the Bcect1 gene encoding Bcect1, protein MANTFEEEGPFGEAAPEILEDRIWVDGCWDFFHHGHAGAMLQARQLGNELVVGIHSDESILENKGPTVMTLQERIAAVDACRWVTQSVSYAPYVTSLPWISHYGCKYVVHGDDITSDSSGEDCYRFVKAAGRFKVVKRTPSISTTDLVGRMLLCTRTHFIKSLPKLLAGEDGSGTPEERHAEGKAMTERMRMYATDETGLNPGSSVWFWKASIAAKEDETENEKGVFSSLMQGSTPKPGQRVVYVDGGFDLFSSGHIEFLRQVIKAEEKLAEGEGWYNKEAVEERLGKGADYAPCFVVAGVHDDEVINHWKGVNYPIMNIYERGLCVLQCKYVNAVIFGAPFTPTKAYLTTTPWGVPDAVYHGPTSFMPLTYDPYVAAKEMGIYREIGSHEFAFVNAGQIVQRILKSRDMYEERQRVKGVKGIGEEAQRTRERLEEEQRLKENTA, encoded by the exons atggCCAATACATTCGAGGAAGAGGGGCCATTTGGTGAAGCGGCACCTGAGATATTGGAGGACAGAATATGGGTAGATGGATGTTGGGACTTCTTTCATCATG GACATGCCGGTGCCATGCTCCAAGCACGACAATTGGGAAATGAGTTGGTTGTGGGAATTCATTCAGATGAATCAATTCTCGAGAACAAAGGGCCTACGGTCATGACGCTACAAGAACG AATCGCGGCAGTAGATGCCTGCAGATGGGTTACACAATCGGTATCATATGCGCCATATGTTACTTCATTGCCATGGATTTCTCATTATGGTTGCAAATATGTAGTTCATGGCGATGATATTACATCGGACAGCAGTGGGGAAGATTGCTATCGATTTGTCAAGGCTGCAGGTAGATTCAAGGTCGTGAAGCGCACGCCAAGTATCTCAACGACAGATCTTGTAGGACGAATGCTACTCTGCACACGAACGCACTTTATTAAATCACTTCCCAAGCTCTTGGCTGGGGAAGATGGCTCTGGAACTCCGGAGGAGAGACATGCTGAAGGCAAAGCTATGACCGAAAGAATGCGAATGTATGCTACCGACGAAACTGGACTTAACCCAGGCTCAAGTGTTTGGTTTTGGAAAGCTTCGATTGCGGCTAAGGAGGACGAGACCGAGAACGAGAAGGGAGTTTTCAGTTCATTGATGCAAGGATCGACCCCCAAACCTGGCCAGCGAGTCGTATATGTTGATGGTGGCTTCGATCTCTTTTCCTCGGGTCATATTGAATTCCTTCGACAAGTCATAAAGGCGGAAGAGAAGCTCGCCGAGGGAGAAGGCTGGTACAACAAAGAGGCTGTAGAAGAACGTCTTGGTAAAGGGGCAGACTATGCCCCATGTTTCGTAGTAGCCGGTGTTCACGACGATGAAGTTATCAATCATTGGAAAGGAGTCAATTATCCAATCATGAATATCTACGAACGAGGTCTTTGCGTATTGCAATGCAAG TATGTCAACGCTGTCATCTTTGGTGCGCCTTTTACTCCTACCAAGGCATATCTTACAACAACTCCATGGGGAGTACCTGATGCCGTCTATCATGGGCCAACAAGTTTCATGCCATTGACCTATGATCCATACGTCGCTGCAAAGGAAATGGGAATCTATCGTGAGATTGGAAGCCACGAATTTGCATTTGTCAATGCTGGTCAAATCGTACAACGGATTTTGAAAAGTCGAGACATGTATGAAGAAAGACAACGCGTAAAGGGCGTAAAAGGTATTGGCGAGGAGGCTCAAAGGACTCGCGAACGATTGGAAGAAGAGCAGCGATTAAAGGAAAACACTGCATAA
- the Bcgrx4 gene encoding Bcgrx4 produces MIAKPMLSSMFRQAARPAVFASKFSTPRFSPIASRYLSNEVRKQIDQVVGSKPVVLFMKGTPESPMCGFSKATISILSLQGLDPEKFAALNVLEDEGLRQGIKEYSEWPTIPQLYVNKEFIGGCDILVAMHQNGELAKVLEENNVLVEGSS; encoded by the exons ATGATTGCCAAACCAATGTTGTCGTCG ATGTTCCGACAAGCTGCCCGCCCTGCGGTATTTGCCTCCAAATTCTCGACCCCTCGATTCTCCCCCATCGCATCCAGATATCTTTCCAATGAAGTTCGCAAGCAGATCGATCAAGTTGTTGGTTCAAAGCCAGTTGTCCTTTTCATGAAAGGCACACCAGAAAGCCCAATGTGTGGCTTCTCGAAGGCAACTATTTCAATCTTGAGCCTGCAAGGCTTGGACCCAGAGAAGTTTGCTGCTCTTAATGTACTTGAGGATGAAGGTTTGAGACAAG GAATCAAAGAATACTCTGAGTGGCCAACCATACCCCAACTATATGTCAACAAGGAATTTATAGGTGGATGTGATATCTTGGTCGCAATGCACCAAAACGGAGAATTGGCCaaggttttggaggagaaTAACGTCTTGGTTGAGGGGTCATCATAA
- the Bcgcd7 gene encoding Bcgcd7 has product MPPVHSGGYAPNLGAYLKSLKSQPVESSIENLISLLKRRQIRTSRSCAIATAHLLLQVVAKQRWTDITKLLERVRKVGQRLIEAQPREMVVSNIVHRVLGMIRDEAKEDRSEDVSDSASTSQIGSPMREGFSDVALPRASHSSRPPLMTSHTSYAAHYNMPVQQSMFNLLSAAPSPASTPPGTASPHGRSVVDMTSLAHKMASSTKDLKAEIIQGIEEIIEELDQVDDQISSYAQEQISEKEVILIHGSSRSVQKFLLKAAEKRNFIVIVAESYPNDHSTTHSTITGKGEQEADDDLDVETMLKPLSAAGITVIAITDAAVFAVMPRVTKVILATHTVIANGGLVAAAGARIIAKAAKFHRIPVIVVSGVYKLSPEYPFEFESLIEYGDPGNVVGFEDGEFVDKVEVDNPLFDYVSPDLVELYITNLGAHAPSYLYRIVAEHYKPEDINFHKPELQL; this is encoded by the exons ATGCCTCCAGTTCATAGTGGAGGGTATGCGCCAAACCTTGGTGCATACTTAAAATCATTAAAAAGTCAGCCAGTTGAGTCATCCAtagaaaatttgatatc ACTCTTGAAACGACGACAGATAAGAACTTCGAGATCATGCGCCATAGCCACAGCTCATTTATTACTCCAAGTTGTCGCAAAGCAAAGATGGACGGATATCACAAAACTTTTGGAACGGGTTCGGAAAGTAGGGCAAAGGTTGATCGAAGCCCAACCAAGGGAAATGGTTGTTAGCAATATCGTCCACCGAGTCTTAGGTATGATCAGAGACGAAGCAAAAGAGGATCGCAGCGAGGATGTCAGTGATTCAGCATCGACCAGTCAAATTGGTTCGCCCATGCGTGAGGGCTTCAGCGATGTGGCATTACCAAGGGCGTCACACAGCTCGCGGCCTCCTCTAATGACATCACATACGTCCTATGCGGCTCATTATAACATGCCTGTGCAGCAATCAATGTTCAACCTCCTCTCCGCTGCTCCTTCGCCGGCCTCAACGCCCCCAGGGACCGCGTCTCCTCATGGCAGATCTGTGGTAGACATGACTTCACTTGCGCACAAGATGGCCTCTAGCACGAAGGATCTCAAGGCCGAAATCATACAGGGTATCGAGGAAATTATCGAGGAGCTCGATCAAGTCGATGATCAAATTTCTAGTTATGCGCAGGAGCAAATTTCCGAGAAAGAAGTTATACTCATTCACGGCTCCTCAAGGAGTGTCCAAAAGTTCTTACTGAAAGCCgcagagaagagaaattttATTGTAATAGTTGCTGAATCGTACCCAAATGACCATTCTACGACTCATTCTACGATTACTGGAAAAGGGGAGCAAGAGGCCGATGACGATTTGGACGTAGAAACCATGCTAAAGCCACTTTCGGCTGCTGGAATCACAGTTATTGCTATAACAGATGCTGCAGTATTCGCGGTAATGCCGAGAGTTACCAAGGTTATTTTGGCTACCCATACTGTTATTGCTAACGGTGGATTGGTAGCCGCAGCTGGGGCACGCATAATAGCAAAAGCTGCAAAGTTCCATCGAATTCCAGTCATTGTTGTTAGCGGTGTCTATAAGCTCAGTCCGGAATACCCTTTCGAATTTGAATCGCTCATTGAATATGGCGATCCTGGAAATGTCGTTGGGTTTGAGGATGGTGAGTTTGTAGATAAGGTTGAAGTCGACAATCCTCTTTTCGACTATGTCTCCCCTGATTTAGTTGAGCTTTATATTACCAACTT AGGAGCCCATGCGCCGTCTTATCTATACAGGATAGTTGCAGAACACTATAAACcggaagatataaattttcatAAGCCAGAACTCCAATTGTAA
- the Bcnem1 gene encoding Bcnem1 — protein MNSLNILSGRGSPTHSPSLSRSNSLGNVLASVTTSESRRNSREEVYSEEPKGLDQEDAPDSNADDDNTMHESIPLLHKEGMAYRTSEHVGITRMFYDSIRWVLSTLVAPGVYVIACLYDERGNFAPIFQFRKLFGGTTGHSITQSSGGSPISEKSSIGHLANGKLSAIHAPASRDPPPSSSSFISSESESDNDRLLSETDDSATKTLNRQTRSKSLQSSDEISPARRSIRIKLHNDENLRQRKHRKASSTTTQSDGSGGSMSATDMAAAMMKSPTSPATSSLLMTKYPRAPAPPRPLIPRRQPSYTLDAPVGKLTQKTLILDLDETLIHSMNYGGRMSAGHMVEVQITNLMGAGGAGPQHPILYYVNKRPYCDEFLRRVCKWYNLVVFTASLQDYADPVIDWLEQERKFFSARYYRQHCTYRNGAFIKDLSSVEPDLSKVMILDNSPVSYLFHQDNAIPIEGWINDPTDNDLLHLVPLLEGLQYVTDVRAFLALRGGEDGKHMTS, from the exons atgaattctttgaatatcctCTCGGGGCGAGGCTCTCCTACACATTCTCCATCGCTTTCACGTTCAAATTCCCTGGGAAATGTATTGGCATCCGTAACTACGTCGGAATCTAGAAGGAATTCGCGGGAAGAGGTATACAGCGAGGAGCCGAAAGGACTGGATCAGGAGGATGCGCCAGACTCGAACGCCGATGATGACAATACAATGCACGAATCTATACCACTACTACACAAAGAAGGCATGGCTTATCGTACAAGTGAGCATGTGGGAATAACGAGGATGTTTTATGACTCTATACGATGGGTGCTATCTACTCTTGTTGCGCCGGGGGTATACGTTATAGCTTGCTTGTATGATGAACGGGGTAATTTTGCcccaatatttcaatttagaaAACTGTTTGGTGGCACAACTGGACATTCAATCACACAATCGTCGGGAGGATCGCCCATTTCCGAGAAAAGTAGTATAGGTCATCTGGCAAACGGAAAGCTATCGGCGATACATGCACCCGCATCGAGAGATCCTCCGCCGAGTTCCTCGtccttcatctcatctgAGTCCGAATCAGATAACGACCGGCTCCTTAGCGAGACAGATGATTCTGCAACGAAAACTTTAAACCGTCAAACACGTTCAAAATCCTTGCAAAGTTCTGACGAGATCTCACCAGCGAGGAGATCCATTCGCATCAAGCTACATAACGATGAAAATTTGAGGCAGCGGAAGCACCGGAAGgcatcatcaacaactaCTCAGAGTGATGGATCCGGCGGCTCCATGTCCGCTACCGATATGGCTGCTGCGATGATGAAGTCACCTACGTCCCCTGCaacttcctctctcctcatGACAAAATATCCACGAGCTCCAGCGCCACCCCGACCTCTCATACCTCGACGACAGCCGTCCTACACTCTTGACGCACCCGTGGGGAAACTCACACAGAAGACGCTCATTCTCGACCTCGACGAAACTTTGATACATAGTATGAATTATGGAGGTCGAATGAGTGCTGGCCATATGGTGGAAGTACAGATCACAAACCTCATGGGTGCAGGGGGCGCTGGTCCTCAACATCCAATATTGTATTATGTGAATAAGAGGCCATATTGTGATGAATTTTTGCGACGT GTTTGCAAGTGGTATAACTTGGTTGTTTTCACGGCATCACTTCAAGATTACGCAGACCCGGTCATAGATTGGCTAGAACAAGAGCGTAAATTCTTTTCTGCGCGGTATTATCGACAACACTGTACCTATCGAAACGGCGCCTTCATTAAAGATCTCAGCTCGGTTGAGCCTGATCTTAGTAAAGTGATGATTTTAGACAATAGCCCTGTGAGCTATCTGTTCCATCAAG ATAATGCAATACCCATAGAAGGGTGGATCAACGATCCCACGGATAATGATCTTCTACATCTGGTTCCCCTTTTGGAAGGACTCCAGTATGTGACGGATGTACGCGCTTTTCTTGCATTACGTGGTGGGGAGGATGGGAAGCATATGACTTCTTAG
- the Bcrpo31 gene encoding Bcrpo31 codes for MPMMSSGMSIKAQVVDKIPKRFKELKFGIQSNQDIVNQGVIEVSNKMLYNVDAGRTAIPHGPVDPRLGTSSKSGRCDTCDKGLQDCNGHFGHVRLPLPAFHIGYLKLIIMILQNVCKTCARVLLTDAERRQFLKELRKPGIDNLKRTQICKKINEQCRKASQCPHCNATNGQIRKISPVRLAHDKYTKYNKSTAAKKVVPPGMAEYQKSFEEAKKHNTELEKHVKKVYEDLHPLRVLNLFKLITPSDCELLGINPAEGRPEMFLWQFVPAPPICIRPSVQQDGGSNEDDITTKLAEIVSMASLLRAALHKGQAVQTIMEQWDFLQLQIAMYVNSDVPGLQQPGFGKAIRGFCQRLKGKQGRFRGNLSGKRVDFSGRTVISPDPNLGIDEVAVPILVAKNLTYPERVQRQNIEKLRQCVINGPNVHPGAQQIIKKDSNHKISLKFAKRDNEAKFLKIGDVVERHLEDGDIVLFNRQPSLHKLSIMSHYAKIRPWRTFRLNECVCNPYNADFDGDEMNLHVPQTEEARTEAINLMGVKNNLSTPKNGEPIISATQDFITAAYLLSNKENFFDRKTFTNICMYMVDANLHLQLPDPAILKPQALWTGKQVFSVLMRPNKQDNILVNVDAKCRDFVPSMVPKGFANDMEANDGWLVIRNSEVMCGLMDKSTVGSGKKDSIFYVILRDYGPDAAVVAMNRLSKLSARYLTNMGFSIGISDVYPSAELNKSKARLIAAAYVECEQLIESFKNNTLEKSTGLSMEETLEAKLSGKLSQVRGAAGKECLRTLYASSSPLVMANSGSKGSAINVAQMVALVGQQIIGGSRVQEGFQDRTLPHFPKHSKQPPAKGFVANSFFTGLTPYEFIFHAMSGREGLVDTAVKTAETGYMSRRLMKSLEDLSTQYDDTVRTSGGGIVQFQFGADGLDPLDMEGNAVPVNFKRTWTQAETLTWNNEERSLLPYEVTKQCAEHLATFKAKFSRFGLRNGEPLSYDDASDYGVDEHDGGREFLAAVNKFIGEKASHMGRVRTKAGLHDFVDDPEVTGILYNEEDEREESRDYVNQVAKVSETTLKKFCELCLEKYSRAKVEPGHAVGAVGAQSIGEPGTQMTLKTFHFAGVAGMNLTAGVPRIKEIINASKTIATPFVKCPLLNSKELEVARLVKARMEKTYLHEVLHFAEDMWSAKSAIICLAVDTEYLVNRQIEVTVENIAHTILKNKKLKVRSEDLHVKGNCIFINVTHDGSVPTTARGAAAKGKPSLDEGGSDLLLRVHHLKRAVPELAISGYPEATRAIINTSEDAVPEYTVVVEGYGLRACIGTEGVDGTKVKSNSVMEMRDVLGIEAARSTIANEIATVMADMDIDPRHMQLLADVMTYKGEVLGITRFGLSKMRDSVLQLASFEKTPDHLFDAAAGMKTDRIEGVSECIIMGQTMGVGTGAFKVVRALDLTPEDLKVKPTLFEDAWKVDQRERIKLKRATMG; via the exons ATGCCCATGATGTCCAGCGGCATGTCGATTAAGGCGCAAGTCGTCGACAAGATTCCGAAACgattcaaagaattgaaattcgGAATCCAGtcaaatcaagatattgtCAACCAGGGTGTTATAGAGGTTTCGAATAAAATGCTATATAATGTTGACGCTGGTCGAACTGCTATTCCACACGGCCCTGTTGACCCAAGATTG GGGACTTCCAGCAAATCTGGGCGTTGCGATACTTGCGATAAAGGCCTTCAGGACTGCAATGGCCATTTTGGTCATGTCAGATTACCGCTTCCAGCTTTTCATATTGGGTACTTAAAGTTGATTATCATGATTTTACAAAACGTTTGCAAG ACATGCGCCAGAGTTCTACTCACTGATGCAGAGCGACGACAATTCTTGAAAGAATTACGAAAGCCAGGTATTGACAATCTGAAGCGCACCCAAATCTGCAAAAAGATCAATGAGCAATGTCGAAAAGCAAGTCAATGCCCCCACTGCAATGCTACCAACGGTCAAATCAGAAAAATCAGTCCCGTTCGATTGGCACACGacaaatatacaaaatacaataagTCTACTGCAGCTAAGAAGGTAGTTCCACCCGGAATGGCCGAATACCAAAAATCCTtcgaagaagcaaagaagcACAATACAGAGTTGGAGAAACACGTGAAGAAAGTATATGAGGATCTACACCCATTGAGGGTGCTGAACTTGTTCAAGTTGATTACGCCAAGCGACTGCGAACTTCTTGGAATCAATCCCGCTGAAGGTCGCCCTGAGATGTTTCTGTGGCAGTTTGTTCCGGCACCCCCGATCTGCATTAGGCCATCTGTTCAGCAAGATGGAGGAAGTAATGAGGATGATATTACGACCAAACTTGCCGAGATTGTTAGCATGGCCTCTTTGCTAAGAGCAGCACTACACAAAGGCCAGGCAGTCCAGACCATTATGGAACAATGGGACTTCCTTCAACTACAAATCGCCATGTATGTCAATAGCGACGTTCCCGGTCTTCAGCAGCCTGGTTTTGGAAAGGCGATTCGAGGATTCTGTCAACGGTTGAAAGGAAAACAAGGTCGTTTCAGAGGTAATTTGTCTGGAAAACGTGTGGATTTCTCTGGACGAACCGTCATTTCTCCCGATCCGAATCTTGGTATTGATGAAGTTGCCGTTCCTATCTTGGTGGCAAAGAATCTTACATATCCTGAACGGGTTCAACGTCAGAATATCGAAAAATTGCGTCAGTGTGTTATCAACGGACCAAATGTTCATCCTGGTGCGCAACAAATCATCAAGAAAGATTCTAACCATAAGATATCTCTGAAATTTGCTAAACGGGATAATGAGGCAAAATTCCTCAAGATAGGAGATGTTGTTGAAAGACATCTTGAGGATGGTGATATTGTACTTTTCAATCGTCAGCCATCTCTGCACAAGCTCAGTATCATGAGTCATTATGCCAAAATTCGACCCTGGAGAACATTCCGTCTGAATGAGTGTGTTTGTAATCCATACAATGCAGATTTCGACGGTGATGAAATGAATCTTCACGTACCGCAAACAGAGGAAGCGCGAACTGAGGCAATCAATCTCATGGGAGTGAAAAACAATCTTTCTACTCCCAAGAATGGAGAACCTATTATTTCTGCTACCCAGGATTTCATTACTGCAGCTTATTTACTCTCCAATAAAGAGAACTTTTTCGATCGCAAGACCTTCACAAACATCTGTATGTACATGGTTGACGCAAATCTTCATTTGCAACTTCCTGACCCGGCCATTTTGAAGCCACAAGCTCTTTGGACTGGCAAACAAGTTTTCAGTGTTCTCATGCGTCCAAACAAGCAAGATAATATTCTTGTTAATGTTGACGCGAAGTGTCGAGATTTTGTACCAAGCATGGTACCCAAAGGCTTTGCGAATGACATGGAAGCCAATGACGGATGGCTAGTGATTCGAAATTCAGAAGTAATGTGTGGTCTTATGGACAAGAGTACAGTTGGATCTGGAAAGAAGGACTCTATTTTCTATGTCATATTGCGAGATTATGGGCCAGACGCAGCAGTTGTCGCCATGAATCGGTTGTCTAAGCTCTCTGCTCGGTACCTGACGAATATGGGGTTCTCTATAGGAATTAGTGATGTCTATCCTTCCGCTGAACTCAACAAGAGTAAAGCCAGATTGATCGCAGCTGCTTATGTAGAGTGTGAgcaattgattgaaagtttcaaaaacaatacaCTAGAGAAGTCTACAGGTTTGAGTATGGAAGAGACCCTTGAAGCTAAACTTTCTGGCAAGCTCAGTCAAGTTCGTGGTGCAGCTGGAAAAGAGTGTCTCAGAACCTTATACGCTTCGAGCTCACCGCTAGTAATGGCTAATTCAGGATCAAAGGGTTCAGCAATTAACGTTGCGCAGATGGTGGCGCTGGTAGGGCAACAGATTATTGGAGGTTCTCGTGTTCAAGAAGGCTTTCAAGATAGAACTCTTCCTCATTTCCCGAAACATTCTAAACAACCTCCTGCCAAAGGTTTCGTAGCGAACAGCTTTTTCACAGGATTGACTCCTTACGAATTTATTTTCCACGCTATGTCCGGACGTGAAGGTTTAGTCGATACCGCAGTCAAAACAGCAGAAACAGGTTACATGTCACGACGACTTATGAAATCGTTGGAAGATTTGTCAACACAATATGATGACACTGTTAGGACTTCTGGTGGAGGAATTGTTCAGTTCCAATTTGGTGCCGACGGACTGGATCCCCTAGACATGGAGGGAAATGCAGTTCCTGTCAATTTCAAGCGAACCTGGACTCAAGCGGAGACTCTTACATGGAACAATGAGGAAAGATCGCTTCTGCCATACGAGGTTACCAAACAATGTGCGGAACACTTGGCAACATTCAAAGCCAAGTTTTCTAGATTTGGACTTCGCAATGGAGAACCATTAAGTTATGACGATGCTAGCGACTACGGTGTGGATGAGCATGATGGTGGTCGGGAGTTCCTTGCTGCCGTCAATAAGTTCATTGGGGAGAAAGCATCACACATGGGTAGAGTACGTACGAAGGCTGGGCTCCATGATTTCGTAGATGACCCGGAAGTTACGGGTATACTCTACAACGAGGAAGACGAACGGGAAGAATCAAGAGATTATGTCAACCAAGTTGCCAAGGTTTCCGAGACCACATTAAAGAAGTTTTGCGAACTTTGTTTGGAAAAGTACTCTAGAGCCAAGGTTGAACCAGGCCATGCTGTTGGTGCTGTTGGTGCACAATCGATCGGAGAACCGGGAACACAAATGACCTTGAAAACTTTCCATTTTGCTGGTGTCGCTGGTATGAACTTGACAGCAGGTGTACCCCGTATTAAGGAAATCATCAACGCTTCAAAGACGATTGCTACGCCATTCGTCAAATGTCCTCTGCTCAACTCTAAGGAATTGGAAGTAGCCCGTCTCGTCAAAGCTCGTATGGAGAAGACCTACCTGCACGAAGTTCTTCATTTCGCCGAGGATATGTGGTCAGCGAAATCTGCCATAATCTGTCTGGCTGTAGACACGGAATATTTGGTAAATAGGCAGATCGAAGTTACCGTGGAAAATATCGCACATACAATTCTGAAGAACAAAAAACTCAAGGTCCGAAGCGAAGATTTACACGTCAAAGGGAATTGCATTTTCATTAACGTTACACACGATGGTAGCGTTCCTACTACAGCTCGAGGAGCCGCAGCTAAAGGAAAACCTTCTCTCGATGAGGGCGGTTCTGATCTTCTACTTCGTGTACATCACCTCAAGCGCGCTGTGCCAGAATTGGCAATATCTGGATACCCAGAAGCCACAAGAGCTATCATTAACACATCTGAAGACGCAGTTCCAGAGTACACTGTTGTCGTCGAAGGATATGGTCTCCGTGCCTGTATCGGAACTGAAGGTGTCGACGGCACCAAAGTCAAATCTAACAGTGTCATGGAGATGCGTGACGTCCTCGGTATTGAAGCTGCTCGTTCCACAATTGCCAACGAAATTGCAACGGTTATGGCGGACATGGACATTGATCCTCGTCACATGCAACTCCTTGCTGATGTCATGACGTACAAGGGAGAAGTCCTGGGTATCACACGTTTCGGACTTTCTAAAATGAGAGATAGTGTGTTGCAACTTGCATCCTTTGAGAAAACACCAGATCATCTTTTCGATGCGGCTGCAGGCATGAAGACGGATAGAATCGAGGGTGTTAGTGAGTGTATCATTATGGGACAGACAATGGGCGTAGGTACAGGCGCATTCAAGGTTGTCAGAGCATTGGATCTTACACCGGAGGATCTCAAAGTAAAGCCAACCCTTTTCGAAGATGCATGGAAGGTAGACCAAAGGGAGAGAATAAAACTGAAGAGAGCAACCATGGGTTGA